A genomic stretch from Salvelinus alpinus chromosome 38, SLU_Salpinus.1, whole genome shotgun sequence includes:
- the jam2a gene encoding junctional adhesion molecule 2A produces the protein MEKASLFLPLVILLIQCLPVVPVTVSTTTPKVEVHENSDAVLSCDFRTEKEQNPRIEWKKKGTDVSFVYYEGHFRGAFAGRARIKGATVTLQRVTQKDAGEYRCEITAPHDTITLGETNITLEVLVPPHTPSCEIPSSALTGSVVQLRCRDQQSIPPATYSWYKDDKPLTPSRMANATYHLNPITGILEFKTVARGDTGQYSCLASNKVGPPKMCEAKHMKIEDVNMAGVVAAVVVICLVIAICGFGGYYAHRNGYFSKHRGRSFWIPQCHGVAHISSQDLHRTKDKTNANYNPPPQDPADFKHTQSFML, from the exons gcCTCCCCGTTGTCCCTGTTACCGTGTCAACAACCACGCCCAAGGTGGAGGTCCATGAGAACTCTGATGCGGTTCTGAGCTGTGATTTTCGGACAGAGAAGGAACAGAATCCTCGAATCGAGTGGAAGAAGAAAGGAACAGATGTATCATTTGTTTACTATGAGGGACACTTCAGAG GAGCCTTTGCGGGGCGTGCAAGGATCAAGGGTGCAACGGTGACCCTACAGAGGGTGACCCAGAAAGACGCGGGCGAATACCGCTGTGAGATCACTGCCCCTCACGACACCATCACCCTGGGGGAGACTAACATCACCCTCGAAGTCTTGG TGCCCCCCCACACCCCATCCTGTGAGATCCCCAGCTCGGCCTTGACGGGCTCTGTGGTGCAGCTGCGCTGTAGGGACCAGCAGAGCATTCCCCCAGCAACCTACTCCTGGTACAAAGATGACAAGCCGCTGACCCCCTCCCGCATGGCCAACGCCACCTACCACCTCAACCCAATCACGGGCATACTG GAGTTTAAGACTGTGGCGAGAGGCGACACGGGACAGTACAGCTGTCTGGCATCAAACAAAGTAGGGCCGCCCAAGATGTGCGAGGCTAAACACATGAAGATAG aGGATGTAAACATGGCAGGGGTCGTTGCTGCGGTCGTGGTCATCTGTCTGGTCATCGCCATTTGTGGCTTCGGGGGGTACTATGCACACCGTAACGGCTACTTCAGCa AACACAGAGGAAG GTCCTTTTGGATCCCTCAGTGTCATGGTGTGGCTCACATCAGCAGCCAGGACCTCCATAGAACAAAAGACAA GACTAATGCCAACTACAACCCTCCACCCCAAGAT CCTGCGGACTTCAAACACACCCAGTCCTTCATGCTGTGA